One genomic region from Chlamydia poikilotherma encodes:
- the gmk gene encoding guanylate kinase — MKNKVRVPFSPDQPLCAPKLFTISAPAGAGKTTLVRMLAQEFPNSFQKTLSLTTRSPRPEEVPGVDYRFVSQEEFKRRLDSNDFLEWVSLFGEYYGTSRLEIDEIWKSGKHAVAVIDVKGALSLKNRIPTVTVFISAPSQEELERRLKHRGSEQDSQRQERLQHSLVEQAASNQFEYVIINDDLEKSYEILKSIFIAEEHRNVL; from the coding sequence ATGAAAAATAAAGTTCGTGTTCCTTTTTCTCCTGATCAACCTTTGTGTGCACCGAAACTATTTACTATTAGTGCTCCTGCAGGAGCCGGAAAAACTACACTAGTGCGTATGTTAGCGCAAGAATTTCCCAATTCTTTTCAAAAAACTTTATCCCTAACAACACGATCTCCTCGTCCTGAAGAAGTTCCTGGTGTGGATTATCGGTTTGTTTCCCAAGAAGAGTTTAAACGAAGGTTAGATAGTAATGATTTTTTAGAGTGGGTTTCACTTTTTGGAGAATATTACGGGACCAGTCGTTTAGAAATTGATGAAATTTGGAAGTCGGGGAAACATGCGGTTGCAGTGATTGATGTAAAAGGTGCTTTGTCTTTGAAAAATAGGATCCCTACAGTCACTGTTTTTATTTCCGCGCCTTCTCAGGAAGAACTAGAGAGGCGTTTAAAACATAGAGGGTCTGAACAAGATTCTCAGAGACAAGAACGGTTGCAGCACAGTCTCGTTGAACAAGCTGCATCGAACCAATTTGAATACGTCATTATCAATGATGATTTGGAAAAATCTTACGAGATTTTGAAGAGTATTTTTATAGCAGAAGAACATAGGAACGTATTATGA
- a CDS encoding ATP-dependent RecD-like DNA helicase, translating into MEKISGKLKSVLFEDHDSKETAAHMRIPYKGTIIVIKGQFPDSFLQIGMQLYLYGKWSENSNLGKYFQVYSYDSLEMGDNRGIVNYLTSKLVKGIGPKITEKIIEKFQNETADILDNQPERLIEIPGISQTRCDSLCSQLREQKDLRTTLLFLQQYNIAIHYGVRIYKKYKEHSIEKICEDPFLLAREMEGIGFKTADLIATRLGVPLNSQSRLFAGIQHSLEELQEDGHTCYPLQGLAQAVEKLLNQDIPEKIIQTEEIISQIYSMQEKNLLHIQELETIPHVWVKHIYLAEKTVVSDLKRILFSSRKIRPIDGNKAIQWVEDNLSLHLEQNQREAVRACFLEKIHIITGGPGTGKSTITKAILKIFEQVTYKIILAAPTGKAAKRMTEITGKHSVTIHALLQYDFKTRSFRKNYENPIDCDLIIVDESGMMDTYLLYHFLKALPDHVIVILIGDVHQLPSIGPGNILKDIINSKKITVTKLNKIFRQVHDSNIIINAHKVNEGEFPILYSESGRKDFLFFQKEDPQEAMDHIVHLVTQFIPKKYHIYPKDIQILAPMKKGILGIHNLNKVLKSALNPKQATLHGKFQSYAIGDKVMQIRNNYNKEVFNGDIGYISMINFENKRVIVNMEGKYVVYSFSELDDLVLAYATSVHKYQGSESPCIVLPLHTSHFMMLYRNLLYTAITRGKQLVILVGTKKAIAIATRNDKAQHRCTGLVQALEQLTQPEQETFSFS; encoded by the coding sequence ATGGAAAAAATTTCCGGAAAATTAAAAAGCGTACTTTTTGAAGATCACGATTCAAAAGAAACCGCTGCGCACATGAGAATACCCTATAAGGGTACGATCATCGTTATCAAAGGTCAGTTTCCTGATTCTTTTCTACAAATCGGTATGCAGCTATACCTGTATGGAAAATGGTCAGAAAATTCAAATTTAGGAAAATACTTCCAAGTATACAGTTACGATTCTTTGGAAATGGGCGATAACCGTGGAATAGTCAATTATCTTACCTCTAAGCTTGTCAAAGGTATCGGACCGAAAATCACTGAGAAGATTATTGAAAAATTCCAAAATGAGACTGCTGATATTCTTGATAATCAACCGGAAAGATTAATTGAAATTCCAGGAATTAGCCAAACCCGCTGTGATAGTTTATGCTCACAACTTCGCGAACAAAAAGATCTGAGAACTACTCTTCTTTTCTTACAACAATATAATATCGCTATCCACTATGGCGTAAGAATTTATAAAAAATATAAAGAGCATTCCATAGAGAAAATCTGTGAAGATCCCTTCCTACTCGCTAGAGAAATGGAGGGTATTGGGTTTAAAACAGCTGATTTGATCGCCACACGCTTAGGAGTACCCTTAAACTCACAAAGTAGATTATTTGCGGGAATACAGCATTCTCTAGAAGAACTCCAAGAAGATGGCCATACTTGTTATCCCCTACAGGGGCTTGCTCAAGCTGTAGAGAAACTCCTAAATCAGGATATTCCTGAAAAAATTATACAAACTGAAGAGATCATCTCTCAAATATATAGCATGCAAGAGAAAAATCTTTTGCATATTCAAGAGTTAGAAACCATACCTCACGTCTGGGTAAAGCATATTTACTTAGCAGAAAAGACTGTGGTTTCTGATTTAAAACGGATCTTATTTTCCTCCAGGAAAATTCGTCCTATAGATGGGAATAAAGCCATTCAATGGGTTGAAGACAATCTAAGCCTTCACTTAGAGCAAAATCAAAGGGAAGCGGTTCGTGCATGTTTTTTAGAAAAGATTCATATCATTACCGGAGGACCTGGAACAGGAAAAAGCACCATCACAAAGGCTATCCTGAAGATATTTGAGCAGGTTACCTATAAAATCATTCTAGCAGCCCCTACGGGGAAAGCAGCAAAGCGTATGACAGAAATTACTGGAAAGCATTCGGTGACTATTCATGCCCTACTACAATATGATTTTAAGACACGTTCATTTCGTAAGAATTATGAAAATCCCATAGATTGCGATCTAATCATAGTCGATGAATCTGGAATGATGGATACATATCTCCTCTACCATTTTCTAAAAGCACTTCCTGACCATGTGATTGTTATCTTGATCGGAGATGTGCATCAGCTACCTAGTATTGGCCCTGGAAATATCTTAAAAGATATTATCAATTCTAAAAAAATCACAGTAACCAAACTGAATAAGATTTTTCGCCAAGTGCATGACTCAAACATCATTATCAATGCTCATAAAGTCAATGAAGGTGAATTCCCTATACTTTATTCTGAATCGGGACGTAAGGATTTCTTATTCTTTCAAAAGGAAGATCCCCAGGAGGCCATGGACCATATTGTCCACCTAGTCACACAGTTTATCCCTAAGAAATACCATATTTATCCTAAAGATATTCAGATTCTTGCCCCGATGAAAAAAGGTATCTTAGGAATTCATAATCTCAATAAAGTACTAAAATCTGCTTTAAATCCTAAACAAGCAACTCTCCACGGCAAGTTTCAATCCTATGCTATTGGAGATAAAGTTATGCAAATCCGCAATAACTACAATAAAGAAGTATTCAATGGAGACATTGGCTATATCTCCATGATCAACTTTGAAAATAAACGTGTTATAGTAAATATGGAAGGAAAATACGTTGTATATTCCTTCTCAGAACTTGACGATCTTGTTTTAGCCTATGCCACTTCGGTACATAAATATCAGGGAAGTGAAAGTCCCTGTATTGTCCTTCCTTTACATACATCTCATTTCATGATGCTCTATAGGAATCTTCTCTACACAGCAATTACAAGGGGAAAACAGCTTGTCATTCTAGTAGGCACAAAAAAAGCAATTGCTATAGCCACAAGAAATGATAAGGCACAACATCGCTGCACAGGACTTGTGCAAGCTCTTGAACAACTTACACAACCCGAACAAGAAACTTTCTCATTTTCATGA
- a CDS encoding DMT family transporter, whose translation MFVNDAQTKQSHSVPVGLFHSLLACLYWGIVFVIPNLLESFQELDIVLTRYTIFGIFSLFPILWKRQNIFKNISLHVWGQSFLWAFLVNMVYYFGIALAIRYVGAAITIIIAGLAPIAVLFHSNVKKKELSYTLLSGISCVIFLGVVLTNLSEFHSTTTVNPLEYFIGLSCVIISTGIWVAYIICNYDFLLKNPNISPDLWCGMLGVASLAICLPLIIICDCLGITHVAHNFIAHTPTSERLLFILLCSAMGIFSSSRAITSWNKASLHLSPALLGAMLIFEPIFGLILSYLYEKTLPTLQEGIGIFLMLGGSLICLILFGRKANQKEPEESKILPSAD comes from the coding sequence ATGTTTGTTAACGATGCTCAAACAAAACAATCCCATAGCGTTCCTGTAGGACTATTTCATAGCCTATTGGCCTGTCTCTATTGGGGAATAGTCTTCGTCATTCCTAATTTGTTAGAATCTTTTCAAGAACTTGATATTGTCTTAACCCGTTATACCATTTTCGGGATTTTTTCTCTGTTCCCTATTCTATGGAAAAGACAAAATATCTTTAAAAACATCTCTTTGCATGTTTGGGGTCAAAGCTTCCTCTGGGCCTTTCTTGTAAATATGGTCTACTATTTTGGCATTGCTTTGGCAATTCGTTACGTAGGGGCCGCTATAACTATTATTATCGCTGGATTAGCTCCCATAGCTGTTCTATTTCATTCAAATGTAAAGAAAAAAGAGCTTTCCTATACCCTACTCTCTGGAATTAGCTGCGTGATTTTCTTGGGGGTCGTGCTAACAAATCTCTCGGAATTTCATTCAACAACAACAGTAAACCCTCTAGAGTATTTTATAGGGCTTTCTTGTGTAATCATATCTACGGGTATTTGGGTTGCTTATATTATCTGTAACTACGATTTTTTGTTAAAAAATCCTAATATTTCTCCAGATTTATGGTGTGGGATGCTCGGAGTAGCTTCGTTAGCTATTTGTCTCCCCTTGATTATTATTTGTGATTGTCTAGGTATCACACACGTTGCTCATAATTTTATAGCGCATACCCCAACATCAGAACGGCTACTCTTTATTCTTCTATGCTCTGCTATGGGAATATTCTCCTCATCGCGAGCCATCACGTCATGGAATAAGGCTAGCTTACATTTATCCCCTGCTCTTTTAGGAGCCATGTTAATCTTTGAGCCTATTTTTGGGTTAATTTTATCCTATCTTTATGAAAAGACCCTGCCCACCTTACAAGAAGGTATTGGGATTTTCTTAATGTTGGGAGGTAGTCTCATTTGTTTGATTCTTTTCGGAAGAAAGGCGAATCAAAAGGAACCAGAGGAATCCAAGATTCTTCCTTCTGCAGATTAG
- a CDS encoding co-chaperone GroES produces MSDQATTLRIKPLGDRILVKREEEDSTARGGIILPDTAKKKQDRAEVLALGTGKRDKDGNTLPFEVAVGDTVLMDKYAGQELTIDGEEYVIVQESEVMAVLK; encoded by the coding sequence ATGTCAGATCAAGCAACGACCCTTAGGATTAAGCCCCTGGGCGATAGAATTTTAGTGAAAAGAGAGGAAGAAGATTCTACAGCGCGCGGCGGCATCATTTTACCTGATACGGCAAAGAAAAAACAAGATCGAGCAGAAGTACTCGCCCTAGGCACAGGAAAACGAGATAAAGACGGTAACACCCTACCTTTCGAGGTTGCAGTAGGTGATACTGTTTTAATGGATAAATACGCGGGACAAGAACTTACCATCGATGGTGAGGAGTACGTCATTGTTCAGGAAAGCGAAGTTATGGCAGTTCTGAAGTAA
- the metG gene encoding methionine--tRNA ligase: protein MPARVLITSALPYANGPLHFGHIAGAYLPADVYARFRRLLGDNVLYICGSDEYGIAITLNAERAGLGYQEYVNMYHKIHKDTFNKLGISLDFFSRTTNPFHKALVEDFYLQLKSKGLVENETSLQLYSEDENRFLADRYVEGACPKCGFDGARGDECQKCGADYEATDLINPRSKLSGSQLVLKETEHAYFHLERMVEPLLTFIEKVYLPEHIRKFVVDYIKNLRPRAITRDLSWGIPVPDFPNKVFYVWFDAPIGYISATMDWAASVNNPDAWRDFWLEESTDYVQFIGKDNIPFHSAIFPAMELGQSLPYKKVDALISSEFYLLEGYQFSKSEGNYVDMDAFLDTYSLDKLRYVLAATAPETSDSEFTFIDFKTRCNSELVGKFGNFINRVLAFAEKNGFRELAYPKDMLEDKDRQFLDDAQRIVQEARAHYSKYSLRKACSAIMELAALGNVYFNDQAPWKLLKEGVSHRVEAILFCACYCQKLLALIAYPILPGTAWEIWNMLSPKSLDLENQNKDRVASLWDAEFLEFSDEVFFLTTPQLLFTIVD from the coding sequence ATGCCCGCGCGCGTTTTAATTACTTCGGCATTACCTTATGCGAACGGACCTCTACATTTTGGACATATAGCTGGAGCCTATTTGCCTGCGGATGTCTATGCTAGATTCCGTAGATTATTAGGAGATAATGTTCTCTATATTTGTGGTTCTGATGAATATGGAATTGCAATCACATTAAATGCCGAACGCGCAGGTTTGGGATATCAAGAGTATGTGAATATGTATCATAAGATACATAAGGATACTTTCAATAAATTAGGGATTTCCCTAGATTTTTTCTCACGTACAACGAATCCTTTTCACAAAGCTCTTGTTGAAGATTTTTATCTACAGCTAAAATCAAAAGGCTTAGTAGAAAATGAGACTTCACTCCAGCTATATTCTGAAGATGAAAATCGTTTTCTTGCTGATCGTTATGTAGAAGGTGCGTGTCCAAAATGTGGATTTGATGGCGCACGTGGTGATGAATGTCAAAAATGTGGTGCCGATTACGAAGCTACCGATCTAATTAATCCACGATCTAAATTATCAGGATCTCAACTAGTTCTTAAAGAGACTGAGCATGCGTATTTTCATTTAGAACGTATGGTTGAGCCTTTATTAACGTTTATAGAAAAAGTATATTTACCTGAGCATATTCGTAAGTTTGTTGTAGATTATATTAAGAACTTACGTCCACGTGCCATTACTAGAGATTTATCTTGGGGGATTCCTGTTCCTGACTTCCCAAACAAGGTATTTTATGTGTGGTTTGACGCTCCTATTGGTTATATCAGCGCAACTATGGATTGGGCAGCGTCTGTGAATAATCCTGATGCATGGAGAGACTTTTGGTTAGAAGAATCTACAGATTACGTACAATTTATAGGTAAGGACAATATCCCTTTTCATTCGGCAATATTTCCAGCTATGGAATTAGGTCAAAGCCTTCCTTATAAGAAGGTAGACGCTTTAATATCTTCAGAGTTTTATCTTCTCGAGGGTTATCAATTCAGTAAATCCGAAGGGAATTATGTAGATATGGATGCCTTCTTGGATACGTATTCCCTTGATAAATTGCGTTATGTGTTAGCTGCCACAGCTCCAGAAACTTCTGATAGTGAATTTACTTTCATAGATTTTAAGACACGATGTAATTCAGAGCTTGTCGGTAAGTTTGGGAATTTTATTAATCGTGTGCTTGCTTTTGCAGAAAAAAATGGATTTAGAGAACTAGCATATCCTAAAGATATGTTAGAAGACAAAGATAGACAGTTTTTGGATGATGCACAAAGAATTGTTCAGGAAGCTCGGGCACATTATAGTAAGTATAGCTTGCGTAAGGCCTGCTCAGCAATTATGGAGTTGGCAGCGTTAGGAAATGTGTACTTTAATGATCAGGCACCGTGGAAGCTTCTTAAAGAAGGGGTATCGCATCGTGTAGAAGCTATACTTTTTTGTGCGTGTTATTGTCAGAAATTGTTAGCATTGATTGCATATCCTATTCTTCCGGGGACAGCTTGGGAGATATGGAATATGCTTTCTCCAAAATCTCTAGATCTTGAAAATCAGAATAAAGATCGTGTGGCAAGCCTTTGGGATGCAGAGTTTTTAGAGTTCTCTGATGAGGTTTTCTTTTTAACAACACCGCAGCTATTATTTACAATCGTAGATTAG
- the groL gene encoding chaperonin GroEL (60 kDa chaperone family; promotes refolding of misfolded polypeptides especially under stressful conditions; forms two stacked rings of heptamers to form a barrel-shaped 14mer; ends can be capped by GroES; misfolded proteins enter the barrel where they are refolded when GroES binds), producing the protein MAAKNIKYNEDARKKIHKGVKTLAEAVKVTLGPKGRHVVIDKSFGSPQVTKDGVTVAKEIELEDKHENMGAQMVKEVASKTADKAGDGTTTATVLAEAIYSEGLRNVTAGANPMDLKRGIDKAVKVVVDEIKKISKPVQHHKEIAQVATISANNDSEIGNLIAEAMEKVGKNGSITVEEAKGFETVLDVVEGMNFNRGYLSSYFSTNPETQECVLEEALVLIYDKKISGIKDFLPVLQQVAESGRPLLIIAEDIEGEALATLVVNRLRAGFRVCAVKAPGFGDRRKAMLEDIAILTGGQLISEELGMKLENTTLAMLGKAKKVIVSKEDTTIVEGLGSKEDIESRCESIKKQIEDSTSDYDKEKLQERLAKLSGGVAVIRVGAATEIEMKEKKDRVDDAQHATLAAVEEGILPGGGTALVRCIPTLEAFIPILTNEDEQIGARIVLKALSAPLKQIAANAGKEGAIICQQVLSRSSSEGYDALRDAYTDMIEAGILDPTKVTRCALESAASVAGLLLTTEALIADIPEDKSSSAPAMPGAGMDY; encoded by the coding sequence ATGGCAGCAAAAAATATTAAATATAACGAAGACGCCAGAAAGAAAATCCATAAAGGGGTTAAAACTCTTGCAGAAGCTGTAAAGGTAACCTTGGGTCCTAAAGGACGTCATGTGGTTATCGATAAAAGCTTCGGTTCTCCTCAAGTCACAAAAGACGGTGTAACTGTCGCCAAAGAAATCGAGCTCGAAGATAAACATGAGAATATGGGAGCTCAAATGGTTAAAGAAGTTGCCAGCAAAACTGCAGATAAGGCTGGTGACGGAACTACAACAGCCACTGTTCTTGCTGAAGCTATCTACAGCGAAGGATTGAGAAACGTAACTGCGGGCGCCAATCCTATGGATCTCAAGAGAGGAATCGATAAGGCAGTGAAAGTCGTTGTCGATGAAATCAAAAAAATTAGTAAACCTGTACAGCACCACAAAGAAATAGCTCAAGTAGCGACTATTTCTGCAAATAATGATTCTGAAATCGGTAATCTTATCGCTGAAGCCATGGAAAAAGTTGGCAAAAACGGCTCTATTACTGTTGAAGAAGCTAAAGGTTTCGAAACTGTTCTCGACGTTGTTGAAGGTATGAATTTCAACCGTGGATATTTATCTAGCTACTTCTCTACAAATCCCGAAACACAAGAATGTGTTTTAGAAGAAGCTCTTGTGCTTATTTATGACAAAAAAATTTCCGGAATTAAGGATTTCCTACCAGTTTTACAACAAGTAGCAGAATCTGGACGTCCCCTACTGATCATCGCTGAAGATATCGAAGGCGAAGCGTTAGCTACTTTAGTAGTGAATAGGCTACGTGCTGGATTCAGAGTTTGCGCAGTAAAAGCTCCTGGATTCGGTGATAGAAGAAAAGCGATGTTAGAGGATATTGCAATCTTAACCGGCGGTCAACTTATCAGCGAAGAACTGGGCATGAAGCTAGAGAACACCACTTTAGCTATGCTAGGGAAAGCTAAAAAAGTGATAGTTTCTAAAGAAGATACAACAATTGTTGAAGGTCTTGGAAGTAAAGAAGATATTGAATCTCGATGCGAAAGCATTAAAAAACAAATCGAAGACAGTACTTCTGATTACGATAAAGAAAAGCTCCAAGAACGGTTAGCTAAACTTTCCGGAGGCGTAGCTGTAATCCGTGTAGGTGCTGCTACAGAAATCGAAATGAAAGAGAAAAAAGACAGAGTAGATGATGCTCAACACGCAACTCTTGCTGCAGTTGAAGAAGGTATTCTACCTGGCGGTGGTACAGCTTTAGTTCGCTGTATCCCTACTTTAGAAGCTTTCATTCCTATTCTTACAAACGAAGATGAGCAAATCGGAGCACGTATTGTTCTTAAAGCGCTATCAGCTCCTTTGAAGCAAATTGCAGCAAACGCTGGTAAAGAAGGTGCTATCATCTGTCAACAAGTGCTTTCTCGTTCTTCTAGCGAAGGCTATGATGCTTTACGTGATGCTTATACAGATATGATCGAAGCAGGAATTCTAGATCCAACCAAAGTTACGCGTTGTGCGTTAGAAAGCGCGGCTTCTGTAGCTGGACTTCTATTAACAACAGAAGCTTTAATTGCAGATATTCCTGAAGATAAATCTTCTTCTGCTCCCGCAATGCCAGGCGCAGGAATGGATTATTAA
- the pepF gene encoding oligoendopeptidase F, producing MTVDTEKQQVVRPRNEIPTEDCWNVSPLYPNRADWKGDLDSFGLKTDGSLTWPELQATQYQLENSESLLSLLTKLFSVERKLDKLYVYAHLVHDQDITNQEGIADLKSITHLYTLFSEEISWIQPDLISLSETIIAQHLSVPCLAPYRFYLEKIFRLSMHTGTPGEEKILASAFAPFEVASKAFSSLSDSEIPFGQATDSEGNSHPLSHALASLYMQSTDRELRKTAYLAQCERYYNYRHTFANLLNGKVQAHLFYAKNKKYSSCLESALYHNNIPTTVYTNLIEIVKKNSSLITKYYRLKQKTLNLKDFHFYDVYAPLSQSEEKKYSYEDAVNLIYSSLSPLGTEYVDILKQGLTTEGWVDKYENLNKRSGAYSSGCYDSYPYILLNYTGTLYDVSVIAHEGGHSMHSYFSRKNQSFHEAQYPIFLAEIASTLNEMLLMDSMLKKSDSKEEKITILTRCLDTIFSTLFRQVLFASFEYEVHSAAEQGFPLTEEYLSSTYKNLQNDFYGKIITFDTLSNIEWARIPHFYYNFYVYQYATGIIASLCFAEKILNKEDNALNSYLNFLKSGGSDFPLEILKKSGLDMTTSEPIHKAFSFVERKIQELSSLI from the coding sequence ATGACCGTAGATACAGAAAAACAACAAGTAGTTCGCCCGAGAAATGAAATCCCTACCGAAGACTGCTGGAATGTAAGTCCTCTATACCCAAATAGAGCGGACTGGAAAGGAGATTTGGATTCTTTTGGGCTAAAAACGGACGGTTCACTTACCTGGCCAGAGCTACAAGCAACGCAATACCAACTTGAGAATTCAGAATCTCTCCTTTCTCTATTAACTAAACTTTTCTCAGTTGAAAGAAAGCTTGACAAACTCTACGTTTATGCTCATCTAGTTCATGACCAAGACATAACAAACCAAGAGGGAATCGCAGATCTAAAATCAATCACACATCTATACACTCTCTTTTCTGAAGAAATCTCTTGGATACAACCTGATTTAATTAGTTTATCAGAGACTATAATAGCTCAACATTTATCGGTTCCCTGCTTAGCGCCTTATAGATTCTATTTAGAGAAAATCTTTAGACTGTCTATGCATACAGGCACTCCTGGAGAAGAAAAAATCTTAGCTTCAGCATTTGCTCCTTTTGAAGTGGCTAGCAAGGCATTTTCCTCTTTAAGTGATTCAGAAATTCCTTTTGGTCAAGCTACCGATTCCGAAGGTAATTCTCATCCCCTTTCCCATGCATTAGCATCATTATACATGCAGTCTACGGATAGAGAATTAAGGAAAACAGCTTACCTAGCACAATGCGAAAGATATTATAATTATCGACATACCTTTGCTAATCTCCTTAATGGAAAAGTTCAAGCACACCTATTCTATGCAAAAAACAAAAAATACAGTTCCTGTCTAGAATCAGCATTATATCATAATAATATTCCGACAACGGTTTATACTAATCTCATCGAAATCGTGAAGAAAAATTCTTCACTGATTACAAAATACTACCGTCTAAAACAAAAAACTCTAAATCTAAAAGATTTCCATTTTTATGATGTATACGCTCCTCTAAGTCAATCCGAAGAAAAAAAATATTCTTATGAAGATGCTGTCAATCTTATCTATAGCAGCCTCTCACCACTTGGAACTGAATACGTTGATATTTTAAAACAGGGACTAACCACAGAAGGTTGGGTAGACAAATACGAGAACCTTAACAAACGCTCTGGAGCTTATTCTTCGGGATGTTATGATAGCTATCCCTATATTCTATTAAACTACACGGGAACATTATATGATGTATCTGTAATTGCTCATGAAGGCGGTCACAGCATGCATTCCTATTTCAGCAGAAAGAATCAATCTTTCCATGAGGCACAATACCCTATTTTTCTTGCGGAGATTGCCTCCACCCTCAATGAAATGCTTCTTATGGACTCAATGCTTAAAAAGAGCGATTCTAAAGAAGAAAAAATCACAATTCTCACAAGATGCCTGGATACAATCTTTTCCACACTATTTCGTCAGGTCTTATTTGCATCTTTTGAATACGAAGTGCATTCTGCTGCAGAACAAGGTTTTCCTTTAACCGAAGAGTATCTATCCTCAACTTATAAGAATTTACAAAATGATTTTTATGGAAAAATCATAACATTCGATACTCTTTCTAACATAGAATGGGCAAGAATTCCTCATTTCTATTACAATTTCTACGTGTACCAATATGCAACAGGTATCATTGCTTCTCTATGCTTTGCAGAAAAAATTCTTAACAAAGAAGACAACGCCCTCAACTCGTATCTGAACTTCTTAAAAAGTGGAGGCTCTGACTTCCCATTAGAAATCTTGAAAAAGTCTGGATTAGATATGACAACAAGTGAGCCAATACACAAGGCCTTTTCCTTTGTAGAGAGAAAAATCCAAGAGTTATCATCTTTAATTTGA
- a CDS encoding BPL-N domain-containing protein, with protein MRTKVLIYSDEGVSPYYLRHLIRWLKNSLPSEENLEICRVDGNFLLYDPLWEFTARLLIIPGGADRPYHKVLQGLGTARIDNYVREGGNYLGICAGAYFACKSLSFNEPDGALYVADRGLGFFPGRAVGPAYGSLFSYTSPIGVRAAPLFFSNLNTSGWALFNGGPYFEYADTCGGICVEARYEDLPEQPAAIISRRLDKGLVILSGLHIEYLPEHCQMSEDNVVGAREILTNATALNQYRVSLLSRLLHTTSMVYDYTI; from the coding sequence ATGAGAACCAAAGTACTTATTTACTCTGACGAAGGCGTCTCTCCTTATTATTTGCGTCATCTGATCCGCTGGTTAAAAAATAGTCTTCCCTCTGAGGAAAACCTAGAAATATGTCGCGTAGATGGGAATTTTCTTCTTTACGATCCTTTATGGGAATTTACAGCGCGTCTACTGATTATCCCCGGAGGTGCTGATCGTCCCTATCACAAAGTTTTGCAAGGTTTAGGTACTGCAAGAATAGATAATTATGTTCGTGAGGGCGGGAATTATTTAGGTATTTGTGCGGGAGCTTATTTTGCATGTAAAAGCTTAAGTTTTAATGAGCCCGATGGCGCTCTTTATGTTGCTGATCGAGGATTGGGTTTTTTCCCTGGTCGTGCTGTAGGTCCCGCTTACGGTTCGTTATTCTCTTATACAAGTCCAATAGGTGTACGTGCTGCACCACTATTTTTTTCTAATTTAAATACGAGTGGTTGGGCTTTATTTAACGGTGGTCCGTATTTTGAATATGCAGATACCTGTGGGGGGATTTGTGTAGAAGCTCGTTATGAGGATCTTCCTGAACAGCCTGCTGCAATTATTTCTCGACGCTTAGACAAAGGTTTAGTCATTCTTTCTGGATTGCATATAGAGTATCTTCCCGAACATTGTCAGATGTCAGAGGATAACGTTGTTGGAGCTCGTGAGATTTTAACAAACGCCACAGCTTTGAATCAATATCGCGTATCTCTTTTATCACGTTTACTTCATACAACGTCTATGGTGTATGATTATACAATTTAA